The Cytobacillus firmus genome segment CTTACATAATATCGGCAGAAAGGAGGATGTTTTAAGTCTGAAGTCAGACCTCACGATGAAAAGTTGGCAAAATAAAAAAGCCTGCATTTGCACAGGCCTCAATATCATTCCTCCAGAACTTTATATTTTTCCTTCAAAGACTCCGGAGCCATCTTCACCATTTGCTGAAGGACAAACGATGTAATCACAATATCATCCGTAAAGCCGAAGATCGACAGAAAGTCAGGAACAAGATCGAGCGGCAGAATGATATAAAGAAGGCCGGCCGCTACAGGGAAGAGCTTTTTACCGGCCGATACCTCCCGTGATAGAAAATATTCTTTCAGAAAGGGCAGGAACTTCCAAAATTTAAATACAAATTTGATGCGTTTGAGAAACTTCATTAGGTTCACCTTTTTCTAGTTCATTCGCTGAATGGAAGCTGCCACCTGAACGCGCGGCGGGTTTTTCACTTCAAGTGTGGCAGCTGATAGATAGCTTGTTTCAAGTATGCTTCAAAACGTAAATAGAATTAGCCACTTTTGCAAAGTGTTCAATTAGGTATGAATCTCCTCTTTTTATAATTTAAATAGGTTAAGAGGGGATCGTTTACACTCGTTTTTTCCTCCTTAGGACTGGTTATCGAATAATCGTAATTTTATCCAGATCAGCGCTTTTGACGCCTTCGTTAAAAATTAGCCTTGTTTTGAATTGAAAAATCCGGTCAGGTGCAGAGCAGAGAATGTCTTCAGGCAGCTGGAAGTTAAAGTCCATTTTGTTGGTTTCTTCTGATTCAATGACTTTGGTGGACAGAATGGTCGCTGTCCCGATCACTTCCTCCTTCTCATTCTCAGGCGATGTCATGACCAGATCACACTCAATCCGCTTAATTTGCTGTTCAATCGTTCCTCCTTCAATCAGGAAGATTCCGCTCACATTTTCCCCTGGCGTATATTGAAGCTTTGGCAGCTGCAGATCAATTTTTGCAGAGCCTATTCCAAGCATTGACATGTATTTTCGTAAAATCAACAAAGATCTCTCCTCTAATTTTATAGGGGGAGCTGCTCGCTCACACCACAATTTTGATGTTTCTTACTTTACGTGGAAAACACGATAAAGTTTCAAGAATTTTTCTCTCTACCTATTCCTCCATTTTATAAAGTAAAACGTGTCGCGGTGCGGGCTCGTATATAAAAAGGGCCTTTACCGCGGTGGTAAAGGCCCATAAATAAAGACCTCTACCAAATTGGTAAAGGTCTTGCTAACAATTGTTAAAATTGCCAACAAAGCCGAGAGCGTGTGCTCCGTAATGACGACTCTGCTGTAAAAGCTACTCCCCTTTAGGAGAAACTATTTAATTTATAGCTATATCATAGTGGATTCTTAAGCCGCTGTCAATCATTTTTATGCCTGATGAGCCTTCAGATGGCGTTCGTCAAGTCTTTCTTCAATCTTCTCCAGCTTTAATTTATCCCGCAGCAGCTCTTCTTTATTGCGTTTAATTAGTTCATCCAGTGAGTATCTGATTTTCTTTTTCATCTTCCATTCCTCCATGTACAGTTTTTTGGGCAGAGGGACCAGAAACGCTGCATCTATGTTAATATATGAACACCCAAAAGGGATCAGGAATCAGGGAGGGGGAGTCCCTGATTCCTTAAATCTGAAAATTTAAATAATTTTTTATTTCTTTAATCATAGTCCTAAAGACCCTTTTTGCCAATGGGATTGTCCTCAAATGTCGAAATTCCTGCCTGTGATGCGTTTTTTTAGCTCTAAAAGGAGTATAAGGCGGCTGAAATCCTGTATTCCTGAGAGGTTGTTAAAAGTCAGGAATTTGGCTTGTACTGTCGAAAATGGAATGCAAGATGTGCTTAACTCCGCTTATCCTGTTTGAACCTTCATAGACAGATGGTGATGGAAATGGGTACAGTATTAATATCAGGCTGCTGAAAGAAAGGAAGATGACGGATGCAAATGATCGATATTACACAATACAATCCGGAGACAATGCAACTGGCCAGGCCTATATATGACAGGATGAAGAGAGTTTTGCTGGCAGAAGGGCGTGCCATTCACCCGGCCATTCTGGAAAGAATAGAGGATATGGGAATCACTACGCTGATTGTAAAGGATGCTGAATCAGAAGGCATTTCAATGGATGAAATGATTGATATGCCTACCTGGATGGATACAATTACTGTCGTGCAGAAGGCATTTGATCTGGCAGCTAAAAAGCAAATGTTAAATGTGGCAGAGCTCCAAAAATCAGTGGCTCAAATGATTGGCGAAGTCACAAAACGAAAGACCATCGTCCTGGTCCCATCCTCATCTGTTCCCCCTGAATTAAAAAGCTATGCCCATTCCGTCAATGTGGCTCTGCTTGCCATCCAGACGGCTAAAAAATTGAAATATACACAGTCGCAGCTTCGGGACCTTGGCATCGGCTCCCTATTGCATGATATTGGAAAAGCAGTATCTGAAGAGGACGAGGAGCATCCGCAAAAGGGTTTCGAACTCATTAAAAACCAGCGGGAAATCAGCTTGCTGTCGGCCCATATTGCATATCAGCACCACGAGCTTATGAATGGAAAAGGCTATCCGAGAGGCCTGGCAGGAGATGACATCCTTGAGCTTCCGCAGGTTTGTGCTGTGGCCAGTTTATACGAAAATTTGATTTCAATCGACAAGATGCTTCCGCATGAAGCGCTGGAATTGATTATGACCAAATATGAAACGGAGTATAAAGGAAAGGTTATTGAAGCCTTTGTCAATAGCATTCCTTCCTACTATCCGGGAACGAAAGTGATTCTTCATAACGAGCAGAAGGCCATTGTGACAAAAATCAAACAGCATTTCCACAGACCGGTCATCCGTCTGCTGGAGGATCAGCGGGAAATCGATCTGGCCGTGAGCCCGTCGATTGTGATTAAAGAAATCCTGGTCGGGTAATGAATGGAGCACCTCTATTATTATGAGGTGTTTTTTCATTTAGTTTTTCGAAATAAATACCAACATAATTTTTATATAATTTGTTATAATCAGAATTAACTATTTTAACACTTTAATACAGAGGTGAACTCCATGAATTTTGATTTCCAACACCACCCATACCCATCCCAGCGAACAACCGTCATGGCAAACAACGGCATGGTCGCAACGTCTCAGCCGCTGGCGGCACAGGCTGGATTAGATGTCATGAAAAAAGGCGGAAATGCCATTGATGCAGCAATCGCCACAGCAGCAGCTTTAACTGTGGTTGAACCGACATCCAACGGAATCGGGGCGACGCATTTGCCCTCGTCTGGACGAAAGGGGAACTGCATGGTTTGAATGCAAGCGGCCCTGCACCAAAGTCCATATCAATAGAAGCTCTAAAGGAAAGAGGCTACGAGAAAATGCCGACACACGGCTGGATGCCGGTTACGGTGCCTGGTGCTCCATCCGCATGGGCTGAGCTTTCCAAGCGATTCGGCAGGCTTCCGTTAAAAGAAGTCCTTCAGCCCGCTATTGATTATGCGGAAAAAGGCTATCCGTTAACACCGATCCTCGGCAAGTACTGGCAGTATGCGTATAAAAAATTCAAACAGACTCTGACGGACGATGAATTCCAGCATTGGTTTGAAACCTTTGCTCCGGACGGACGGGCTCCTGAAATTGGCGAGGTCTGGCGTTCTGAAGGCCATGCAGCCACTTTAAGAGCCATTGGCGAAACAGACGGCGAAAGCTTTTACCGCGGGGAGATCGCTGATAAAATCGATGCTTTTTCAAAAAAATACAATGCTTTTTTATCAAAAGAAGACCTCGCTGATTACAAGGCGGAATGGGTAGATCCCATCAAAGTAAACTACCGAGGCTATGATGTTTGGGAAATCCCGCCGAACGGCCAGGGGCTTGTAGCTCTCTTAGGGTTAAACATTGCCAAAGGCTTCGAATTTGGTGATAAAGATACGGTGGATACCTATCACAAACAAATCGAAGCGATGAAGTTAGCTTTCACAGACGGCAAGGCATTTATTACAGATCCTGCTGAAATGAAAGTGACTGTTGAAGAACTGCTCTCGGAGGAGTACGGCAAATCCCGCCGCAACGAAATTGGCGAGAAAGCCGTAACACCTGAGCCATACCAGCCGCCGCGCGGAGGTACTGTGTATCTGGCGACTGCAGACAGCGAAGGGAATATGGTTTCCTTCATTCAAAGCAATTATATGGGCTTTGGCTCAGGGCTTGTCGTTCCTGGAACGGGAATTGCCCTCCAGAACCGCGGACATGACTTCTCTCTTGATCCGGAGCACCATAATGCACTGAAGCCGGGCAAGAAAACATATCACACGATTATTCCTGGATTCCTGACAAAAGACGGAAAAGCCGTTGGACCTTTCGGTGTGATGGGCGGCTATATGCAGCCCCAGGGTCATATGCAGGTGGTCATGAATACAGTAGATTTCCACTTGAACCCGCAGGCAGCACTTGATGCGCCAAGATGGCAGTGGGTTGAAGGGAATAAGGTCCAGGTGGAGCCGCATTTCCCTAATCATATTGCCCAAGCTTTAGTGCGCAAAGGCCACCAAATTGAGGTAACCGTTGATACCGGCGGATTCGGCCGCGGCCAGATTATCTGGCGTGACCCGAAAACAGGCGTGCTCATGGGCGGAACCGAACCGCGAACGGACGGATCAATCGCTGCCTGGTAATAAAAAGTGAGGAAGCAGCACGCATATAAGAGTAAAATAACCATATAAAAGGTATAGGGGAGCGGACCACACAAAAGCCGCTCCTTCATCTGCTTTTTGCGGAGACGGAGGCAGTGTTACCCAACTGGTCTAGTAGTGGTATAGGTACCTGGTACCGATGATAACAACGAAAGAGGTGGAGGCATCATGAAGCAGCTTGACATCTTTATGGCTTTTTTTAGAGTAGGCATCCTCGGTTATGGCGGAGGCCCGTCGTCGATTCCGCTTGTCCATAAAGAGGTTGTTGATAAATATAAATGGATGGATACGGATGAATTCGGCGATGTGCTGGCTCTCGGGAACGCACTCCCAGGCCCGATTGCCACAAAAATGGCCGGCTATATCGGCTATCGTGTTGGCGGATTTCTTGGCATGGTCACTGCACTTGCAGCAACAATGGTACCAACAATTGTCCTTATGATTATTCTTCTTACCGCATTAAATACATTCAAAGACCAGCCATGGGTAGCAGGCATGACAAAGGCAGTCGTTCCAGTTGTGGCTGTGATGCTGGCAAAACTTACTTGGGATTTTGTTAAAAAGTCCTCGAAATCATCTCTGGGATGGGGCTGGACACTCCTTTTTGTAGGCGTAAGCTTAGTTCTTCTTGAATTCGTTAATATTCATCCTGCGATTATCATTTTTGTTTTGCTGACAGCGGCTCTCCTGAAAAATGATAAAGCGGATAAAAATGAAGCAAAAAAGGAGAGGAATCTCGCATGATTTACGTTCAGATCTTCTTGGCATTCTTCATTCCGGGGATTCTCGGATACGGCGGGGGACCGGCATCCATTCCGCTGGTTGAGAATGAAGTGGTCGACAATTATGAATGGCTCACCACAAATGAATTCAGTGAAATGCTGGCAATGGCTAATGCACTGCCCGGTCCGATTGCCACAAAAATGGCCGGTTATATCGGATATGAACAGGGAGGAATCCTCGGGGCCATCGTGGGGGTATTCGCCACTGTAGCTCCATCCCTGGTCCTGATGATTACCCTGCTCGGACTTCTGATGAAATATAAGGAATCGCCGCGCGTCAAACGAATGACTACTTATATCCGGCCGGTTATCGCTGTTCTGCTTGGTATCATGACGTACGATTTCTTATTTTCAGCATATGAAGGTGCCGGCATCTGGCAGACACTTTTCATCGGACTGCTTAGCTTCTTCCTCATGGAAAGGCTTAAAGTCCATCCGGCTTATGTGATCGCCGGAGCGCTTGTATACGGAGGACTTGTTTTAGGATAGGGGGAGGGTTTTTTATGACATTTTCCATCGTGGGATACGATCCGAAGGAAAAAGAATGGGGAATTGCGGTTCAATCGAAATTTCTTGGAGTCGGTGCAGTAGTGCCTTTTGCAAAAGCAGGTATTGGAGCGGTTGCGACTCAGTCATACGCCAATACTTCATATGGACCGCGTGCGTTGCAAATGATGGAAGAGGGGAAAACTGCCGAGGAAACACTTGAAATCATTACTAAAGATGATCCTGAAAAAGAGCTCCGCCAGGTCGGACTGCTGGATAGCATGGGAAATCCGGCAACGTTCACAGGAGAAGGCTGCTATAATTGGGCTGGAGGCATGATAGGTCCTCACTTTGCCGCGCAGGGCAATATCCTTGTGGATGAAAAAACGGTTGAGGCAATGGGCCAGACGTTTATCTCAACAGACGGCACTCTGGCTGAGCGCCTGCTCGCCGCCTTGAATTCAGGCCAGGCAGCCGGCGGTGACAGCCGCGGCCAGCAATCCGCAGCCCTTCTTGTTGTGAAAGAAGCTGGCGGATACGGAGGATTTAACGACCGCTACATAGACTTAAGGGTCGACGACCATTCCGAGCCGATTACCGAGCTGATTCGGATTTATCATCTGCAGCAGCTCTATTTTGCACCGTCAAAGGCTGAACGGATTACGGCCATTGAAGGTGAGATAAAAGAGGAACTTGTTCGCGAATTAACTCGGCTCGATTATTTAAAGGCTGGTCAGGGTGATGAACAGCTATTGAAAGCATT includes the following:
- a CDS encoding YkvA family protein, which codes for MKFLKRIKFVFKFWKFLPFLKEYFLSREVSAGKKLFPVAAGLLYIILPLDLVPDFLSIFGFTDDIVITSFVLQQMVKMAPESLKEKYKVLEE
- a CDS encoding sporulation protein codes for the protein MILRKYMSMLGIGSAKIDLQLPKLQYTPGENVSGIFLIEGGTIEQQIKRIECDLVMTSPENEKEEVIGTATILSTKVIESEETNKMDFNFQLPEDILCSAPDRIFQFKTRLIFNEGVKSADLDKITIIR
- a CDS encoding FbpB family small basic protein; amino-acid sequence: MKKKIRYSLDELIKRNKEELLRDKLKLEKIEERLDERHLKAHQA
- a CDS encoding HD-GYP domain-containing protein — encoded protein: MQMIDITQYNPETMQLARPIYDRMKRVLLAEGRAIHPAILERIEDMGITTLIVKDAESEGISMDEMIDMPTWMDTITVVQKAFDLAAKKQMLNVAELQKSVAQMIGEVTKRKTIVLVPSSSVPPELKSYAHSVNVALLAIQTAKKLKYTQSQLRDLGIGSLLHDIGKAVSEEDEEHPQKGFELIKNQREISLLSAHIAYQHHELMNGKGYPRGLAGDDILELPQVCAVASLYENLISIDKMLPHEALELIMTKYETEYKGKVIEAFVNSIPSYYPGTKVILHNEQKAIVTKIKQHFHRPVIRLLEDQREIDLAVSPSIVIKEILVG
- a CDS encoding chromate transporter, translating into MKQLDIFMAFFRVGILGYGGGPSSIPLVHKEVVDKYKWMDTDEFGDVLALGNALPGPIATKMAGYIGYRVGGFLGMVTALAATMVPTIVLMIILLTALNTFKDQPWVAGMTKAVVPVVAVMLAKLTWDFVKKSSKSSLGWGWTLLFVGVSLVLLEFVNIHPAIIIFVLLTAALLKNDKADKNEAKKERNLA
- a CDS encoding chromate transporter; amino-acid sequence: MIYVQIFLAFFIPGILGYGGGPASIPLVENEVVDNYEWLTTNEFSEMLAMANALPGPIATKMAGYIGYEQGGILGAIVGVFATVAPSLVLMITLLGLLMKYKESPRVKRMTTYIRPVIAVLLGIMTYDFLFSAYEGAGIWQTLFIGLLSFFLMERLKVHPAYVIAGALVYGGLVLG
- a CDS encoding DUF1028 domain-containing protein, with product MTFSIVGYDPKEKEWGIAVQSKFLGVGAVVPFAKAGIGAVATQSYANTSYGPRALQMMEEGKTAEETLEIITKDDPEKELRQVGLLDSMGNPATFTGEGCYNWAGGMIGPHFAAQGNILVDEKTVEAMGQTFISTDGTLAERLLAALNSGQAAGGDSRGQQSAALLVVKEAGGYGGFNDRYIDLRVDDHSEPITELIRIYHLQQLYFAPSKAERITAIEGEIKEELVRELTRLDYLKAGQGDEQLLKALTAFIHTENFEVREQEAGKIDLDVLVYMKKL